From the genome of Gammaproteobacteria bacterium:
GGTTTTCGTGCTGCTGGCGCTGGCGATGTTCGGCGTCTGGAAACTGCAACTGCCGTCGGCGCTGCAAACCCGGCTGTCCGGCGTCGGCGAGAAGCGGCGCGGGCGGCTGGCGGGCGCGGCGGTGATGGGCGTGCTGGCGGCGCTGGTCGCCAGCCCGTGCGTAACGCCGCCGCTGATTGGCGCGCTGCTGTTCGTCGCCCGCACCGGCGACGCCGCCACCGGCGGCCTCGCGCTGTTCAGCCTCGCGCTCGGCATGGGCGCGCCGCTGCTGGCCATCGGCACATCGCTCGGAAAACTGGTGCCGAAGCCGGGGCCGTTCCTGAATGTGGTGCAGATGCTGTTCGGTTTCATTCTGCTTGGCTTTGCAATCTGGCTGCTCGACCGCGTCGTGCTCGGGCATGTCACGATGCTGCTGGCGGGCGCGCTGATTGGCGCGCTGTGCATCGTGCTGTTCCGCATCGTGCGCGGCGCCGGCGTGTGGCCGCTGGCGGCGCGCGCGCTGAACTCGCTGGTGCTGGCCTACGCGGTGCTGCTTGCGGCCAACGCCTCGGTCGGCGGCGAGAACTGGCTGCGGCCCTGGCATTTCGAGGCGCGCCAGGCCGCGCACGCCAGCGCGCTGCCGTTTGAGCGCCACCGCTCGCTCGGCGACATTCAGCACGGCATCCGCGCCGCCGCCGACCGCCAACAGTGGACGATGCTGGTGTTTTACGCCGACTGGTGCGTGTCGTGCAAGGAACTGGAGGCGTTCACCTTCAGCGACGCCGAAGTGCAGCGCCTGCTGGCCGACGCCGCGCTGCTTGAAGCCGATGTAACCGAATCCGACGGCAACAGCCGCGAGTTGCTGGGCCGGTTTTCGCTCTACGGGCCGCCGGCGATTCTGTTCTTTGATTCCGCCGCGCGCGAGGTGGAGTGGGCGCGCATCGTCGGCTTTGTCGGCGCCGACGATTTCGCCGAGCACCTCGGCAAGGTGTTCGGTTACGGCAGCGCCTCAACGCGCTGAATCCATCCGGCCCGGCATCGGAGCCGCAGGGCAGCCCCTTTCAAGTTACGGCAGCGCTTCAACGCGCCAAGTCAATTCAGCCGGGCATCGGAGCCGCAGGGCGGCCCCTTTCAAGTTACAGCAGCGCTTCAACGCGCTCAATCAATTCGGCCTTTGACAATTCGCCGGCCTTGGCAAAGCGGATAACGCCGCCGCGGTCCACCAGCACGCTGTAAGGCAGGCCGCCGGTGCGGTTGCCGAGCGCGCGGCCCAACTGGACGGCATCGTTGAAGCCGATCAGTTGCGGGTAGCGCACATCCGGCAGGTTGGCCAGAAACTTGCGGATGTTCTCCTCGTCGTCAATCGCGATGCCGACCACCTCAAAGCCGTCTTCGCGGTAGAACTCGCGCACCTCGCTGAACTCCGGAATCTCGCGCCGGCACGGCGGGCACCACGCCGCCCAGAAGTTGAACAGCACCACCTGCCCGTCCCAGGTGGACAGCGGCGTCATCCGGTTGTCGAGGTCGCGCAACTGGAAGTCCGGGCGCGCCATGCCGACCGGCGGCGCCGCCGAACCGGCGCCCGCGCCGGGCGCGCCGCCCAGGTGCTGCTGGAAATACCAGGCCGAAAAAGCGCCGATGGCGGCGGCCAGCACCGCCGTCATCAGCAGAAACTTGTTGCGCATCACGCCATCATAGCACCGGCGGTGTTTTCCGTGTTGCGCCGGACGATGTTGCGTTGCTGATGAAAACCGGGGAAACAGCGCCGCGCGCTGTTTTCGGCGCTGCGCCGAAGCGCGGCGGGGCGCTTTGCGGCGCTGTCATGGCCTGTTTTGTGCTATTCTTGATCGCCTTTGCTGACGGAGAATGTGTTGTGCCATTGACTGCTTGCCGCCCGCTTGCGGGCGTAATGAAACGCCTTGCCGCCGCCGCGCTGACGCTGGCGCTTGGCGTGGCCGCGACAGCGGCTTCGGCGCAGCCCATCTCACTTGGCACCGCCGCCAACTTTGGCGAAGGCGGGTCTGCCGGCATTGTTGTTCGTAATGACAACCCCATCGCCGGTGTCATCACCGTAACCTTCAGAGTCACATTCACCGGCGGTCCCCCCGAAGAAGACCCCGGCACCCTCGTGCGCCCCAGCGGCGGCACCCGGCTCAGCGCCTTCAGCGGCGGCGTGGCCACCGGCACCGACACCATCGGCAGCGGCCACCTCTCTGGCAACATACAATTCTTCATTGAAGATGTGGATCACCTCCCGAACGGCACAACGCGCGTTTTCACCATTACTCTGCTCTCCGCCATGGCCGGCGGCGACGAGATCGCTCTTCATTCTGACCCGGCCCTCCTCAGCAGGAGCATCACCATCACCTTCAGCTCCACCGAACGCAGATTCTCCGTCTCGCTGGCGCCCGCCGGCGCTTCCGTCAATGTGGACCGCGACAGCACCGCCCCCGGCCTGCAAGTGGACGAGGACTTCGGCACCAGCGCCCACCAGGTCATCACCTTCCGCGTCACGCTGGCCAATGTCGAGGGCGGCAGAGATGTGTTTGACAACGATAGAGCCAGCGTGAACTGGGCCGCCACGGTAACCGGCGCCGGCGCCTCCGGCGCCAACGGCAGCGACGAACTCACCGGCGTCAGAAGCGGCACCCTCAACTTCAGGCGCGACGACGACAACGACAGCGCTGACAACTATGAAGAGCCGCAGGATGTGGAAGTCCGGGTCGCCCACGACACCATCAACGAAGCCGCGCAAACCGTCGTCTTCACGCTGACCTGCTCCGGCGGCAACTGCGGCGGCGGCGGCACGGGCACCGGCATCGGCACGGGCACCGCCACCGCCGGCATCCTCGCCAGCGACCCGCTGACCGTTTCCATCGGCGGCGACCAGACGGGCAACGAGGGCAACACCGGCGATGGCAACACACAGTCCGACCGCGACGCCCGCCGCATAAGACTCACTGTCACCGCCGCCGGCGCCACCGCCTCGGACCGGGACTCCGTTGAGATTCCGTTCACCATCGGCGGCACCGCCGCCGACGCCACCGACTACCCCGCCTCCGCGCTGCAATTCCCCACCGGCGGCGACTACTACACGCTGCGGCCCGCAAGCGGCGGCGCGCGCGTTGTCTCCATTGACTTGCGCTCCAGCCGCGCGATGGCGGGCGTTGACGCCTTTGCCGACATTGATGTGGTTCCCCAACTGGACGACCTCAACGAGGCGGATGAGACGGTCGTCATCACGCTGTCCGCGCCCGGCGCGTCGGGGTATGCAACGCAGGGCGGCAGCCCCGCCGGTGCAATCCTGCTCACCGGCACCGCTTCCAGCCGCAGCGCCACGGCCACAATCAACGACGACGATGGCATCACCGTCGGCATCGCCCGCCGCGCCGGTCAGACCGGCGCCGTCGCCGAAGGCAACCGCGCCGAATTCACCGTGTCGCTCGCCCTTGCCAGAGACAGCGCCACCGCCGCCACCGCCGCCGCCGACATCTGCGTCACCTTCGCCACCGCGATTGCCACCCAGCGCAACCCCGCCGGCAGCGCCAACACCGTCGCCAACGCCGATGTGGAAGTGCGCGACTGCGCCGGCAATGTCGTTGCCACCGACGCCGGGGGCGCGGCCAACAACGGCGGCGTCCTGATTCCCGCCGGCCAGTCCGAGGCCACGCTGAGCATTCTGGCGCGTTACGACGACATTGACGAAGGCGCGACGGACGAGGAACTGACGGTAACCATCACCGCCGCCGCGCACCAGCCGGCGCTGACCGGCGCCGTCGCCCCGGTCATCACCGCGAGCCTGGACGATGTGTCGGTGAACATTGAAAATGTCAACGAAGACACCGTGCCGCCGGGCTTTTTGCAGCAGGGCGGCCAGCCCGGCTGGAGCGGCGGCCAGCAGGTGCTGTGGGTCAGGATGGACGAGGACTTCAAGGTGCTGCCGCACCCGTCGGGCGCCAACGGCGCGACAGTGGGCACCGCCACGCCGAGTCTGGCAACGCCGAACGCGCTGCCCGCGCGCGACTTCAGCGTCGTTGAGAACCACGGCAATCCGTCGTCGGCGACGATAGCGGTGAGCGGCGTGACGCCGTTCGCAGGCGTGCGCGCGCTGAGGCTGGAGTTGCAGCGCGCCATCGCCGCCGATGCCGCCAATGTGAATGTCATCTACGAACGCTCGGCGGGCGGCGCCAACGCGATATACGACACCGCGGTGGAAGACGGCGTGGCGCGCAACAACATGCGAAACGCGACGACCTTCACGATGACCGGCCCGCTGACGCCTGCCGCCACCGCCGACTTTGACACCGACGGCATCCCGGACGCGGTGGAGGCCGGCATCCGCGGCGCCGCGGGCAACCCGTTTGTGGCGGTTACCGGCGCGCAGCAGCCGGCGTTTGACATCAGCCGCACAACGCCGACGACAAGCACCGTCGCCTATTCCGGCATCCGCGAACACGGCGTGCGCGCGCATTTGGGCGTTTCAAGCGCGGAGACGGCAACGCGGACGGCGGCGCAAACCATCACCGCGTATTACCGCAGCGACACCTTCGGCTACGACGGCGCCTACCGCTGCGCCACCGGCCAATTCCCGGCGAACTACAACGCGCCGCTGTCGCAGGGCGGCTGCGCGCCGGTGGATTGGGGCGACATTGTGCCGGGCGTGGATCACACAATCGCATGGTTTGCGAGGTCGGCGGACGGCGTCTGGGCGGTGAACATGAACACAACCAGCAAACTGCCGGAGCAGGCCATCCGCCGGATACCGGAGTTGAACATGGCGTCACAGGCGCTGTTCACGACGGGCGCGCCGGTGGTTGTGCGTGCCTTCTTTGACGACGACCCCGCCGCCGGCTTGACGCTTGCGCTGTCAAGAACGCCGGACGAAACCGGCGAAACAACGATGTTCACGGGCGGCGGCGCAGGCCGCACGCTGGCGGCGACGGACACCTCGCCGGTGTCGGCATTGTGGGCAATCACCGGCCTGACGGAATCGGGCGGCGCATCGCGTCTTTATCGCCCGGCCACGCCGACCGCCGGTTTCACCCCGAACTACCCGGCAACCACCGACCACTCGCTCGGCCTCGCGCGCCAAACGCGCGTTGTCAACACCGGCGGCGCGCCGGTGCCGCCGGTGCTGGGGCGGGCGGCTTTGTTTGACCAGGACAGGCAAACCCAGCTCTCCGTGGTCGTCGAGGACACGGCGAATGCAGCCTTCATCGTGTCCCACCAACTGGATATTCCGATAAAGAACTACGCCGACATCGGCGCGGGCAACTCAACAGCCAGCGCCAGCGATGCCGGCGGCGTGCTGGATATCACATCGGGAGAACTGATGGCCGCAGGCGACGAGGGCGTTTACCGGATCAACTTTGTCGTGATGGCCAATGTCCGGGCGATGACGGACACGGCGGTGATTCAGGTTTCTGTGACGGGCGTCGGTGGCGGCGAGACAACGGCGGAATACCGCTACCCGGTTGTGGAAGCGAGTCATGGCCTGGTGGAGTCCAACGAAGGGGACAGCGACAGGGATGGCATCGTGGACCTCATTGATTCCTATGACGACAGCGCCCACCTGCCGGTGGCGGTGGACGAGACGGCGGGCGCGGGCGCAAGCGCATGGCAGCACATCCGCCCGGTGCTGCCGGTTCACAATCTGCGCCTTGGCGAGGCGACGGTGCGCAGGCTTGTGGATGAAGTGGGCACTTCCACTCCGCTCTACGCGGCTTTCTCGGCATCGTCAGTGCCCGCAGACGGAAGTGTTGCGGTGGTGTATGACTTTGAGATTGCCGGCGTGGATTACGCGGAAGTGTCGGCGGATGCGCGCACCGGCGGCACGGCGGGCGTGATTATTCCGCTGCCGGAAAGCCTCGCGGGCAGGGGCGCAAGCCTTGTGAAGCACCCGTCCGGCAGGGCGTTCAGCGTAGAAGGCGGCAACGACTACGGCTTTGCGCCGCTGCAACAGGACGGCGCGTGCCCCGACGACACAATGACGGCAGGCAGCCCGTACCGCGAAGGCGAAACGCTGCGCCGCGCCAAACGCGGCGATGACGCCTGCCTGGTGGTTTATATCGTGGACGGCGGCGCCAACGACGAAGACGGCCTGGCCAACGGCATCATCAAGGACCCGCTCGGCGTTCGCGCCGGCAACGCCGTCGGCGGCGGCGGCGCCATCGGCGGCGTCGCCGGCAGCAGCAGCGGCACTTTCGGCCCCGTCACGCTGGCGCTGCTGACGGCGCTGACTGTGCTGCTACTGTCAGCGTCGCGGCTGCGCCGCCGCCGTCGCCGCACGGCCTGAATCTCGCACCGCGCCCGGCCCGTCACGCTGCCGGTGCTGGCGATGCCCGCCGCGCTGTTATTGCGGTTGGCGCTGCGACTGCGCGCCGCATATCCCGACCGCGCCTCCGCCGCCCGCCCGCCGCGCCCCCGCCAGCCCCCTCCGCCCTGCCCTGACAGCATTTCCCGTCACTTGCGGAAACCGCTCTTTTGATGTATCTTTCTCGACAATTGCGCGAGAAGGGCGCAAGATCGCAACAATTGCCGACAACAGGCTGACAACAAACCAACAACAACCATGCGAAAACTGCTGCTAATCAACGGCCCCAACCTGAATTTGCTGGGGCGGCGCGAGCCTGAAATCTACGGCACGCTGACGCTGGACGACATTGTCGCCGGCGCCACCGCAGTCGCCAGAAAAAACGACGCCGAATTGTCGCACCTCCAGTCCAACAGCGAGAGCGAAATCGTTGAGCGCATTCAGCAAACGATGAACGACGGCACCCAGTTTCTGATTATCAACCCGGGCGCGTTCACGCACACCAGCGTCGCAATGCGCGACGCGCTGCTGGCCGTTTCCATGCCGTTCATTGAAGTCCACCTGTCCAATGTGTACTCGCGCGAGGAGTTTCGCAGGCGCTCCTACCTGTCCGACATCGCCATCGCCGTCATCTCCGGCGCCGGCGCAAAAGGCTACGAACTGGCGGTGTTGGCCGCCCTCGACCAACTCGGGAGGGGATGATGGACATTCGCAAGGTCAAGAAACTGATTGAATTGCTGGAGGAGTCCGGCGTCGCCGAGATTGAGATCAAGGAAGGCGAGGAGTCGGTGCGTATCAGCCGCGCGAGCAGCGCCGCGCAGGCGGCGCCGGCGTTTGTGCAGCCGGTGGCGGCGGCGCCGGTGGCGGCGGCGCCGGCACAGGCCGCGCCCGCGCCCGAAGCGCCGCCGGCGGACGAACCCGCCGCCGAGCCGGGGCACGCCGTTGAATCGCCGATGGTCGGCACCTTCTACCGCGCGCCGTCGCCCGACGCCGACCCGTTCATTGAGGAAGGCGCGACGGTGGCGGCGGGCGACACGCTGTGCATCATCGAGGCGATGAAAATGATGAACCGCATCGAGGCGCCGGTCGCCGGCGTCGTGAAGAAAATACTGGCCGCCGACGGCGACCCCGTTGAGTTCGGCCAGCGGCTGGTTGTGATTGACGCCTGACGGGCCGCAGAGTGCTCGACAAAGTTGTCATCGCCAACCGCGGGGAAATCGCGCTGCGGATTCTGCGCGCGTGCCGCGAACTCGGCATCAAGACCGTCGCCGTCTATTCGCAGGCCGACATTGACCTGATGCATGTCAAACTGGCCGACGAGTCGGTCTGCATCGGCCCGCCGGAACCGGCCAAAAGTTACCTGAACATCCCGGCCATCCTCAGCGCCGCCGAGGTCACCGACGCCGTCGCGATACATCCGGGCTACGGCTTTCTGTCCGAAAGCGCCGACTTCGCCGAGCAGGTTGAATCAAGCGGCTTTGTCTTCATCGGCCCGTCCGCCGACGCCATCCGCCTGATGGGCGACAAGGTCTCGGCCAAGCGGGCGATGCACAAGGCCGGTGTTCCGTGCGTGCCGGGGCCGGACAAGGTGCTCGGCGACAACGCCGACAAAAACCTCGCGCTGGCGCGCGAAATCGGCTACCCGGTGATCCTGAAGGCCGCCGCCGGCGGCGGCGGGCGCGGCATGCGCGTGATTCACGCCGAGGGCGCGCTGCTGAACGCCATTCAACTGGTGCGAACCGAGGCCAAGGCCGCCTTCGGCGACGGCGGCATCTACATGGAGAAGTTTCTGGAAAAGCCGCGCCATGTTGAATTCCAGGTGCTGGCCGACGGCCACGGCGATGTCATTCATCTCGGCGAGCGCGACTGTTCAATGCAGCGCAAGCACCAGAAAGTCGTGGAAGAGGCGCCGGCGCCGGGCATCACCGACGAACAGCGCCGCGACATGGGCGACAAGGTGTGCGAGGCGTGCCGCCAGATCGGCTACCGCGGCGTCGGCACTTTTGAGTTTCTCTACGACGAGGGCTGTTTCTATTTCATTGAAATGAACACGCGCGTGCAGGTGGAACACCCGGTTACCGAGATGGTGACCGGCGTGGACATCGTCCACCAGCAGATGCGCGTCGCGGCGGGCGAGAAACTCGGCCTGCGCCAGCAGGACATCCGCCTCAACGGCCACGCCATTGAATGCCGCATCAACGCCGAGAACCCGAAGAATTTCCACCCGTCGCCCGGCGCCATTGAACGCTCGCACTTCCCCGGCGGCCCCGGCATCCGCGTGGACTCGCACCTCTACGACGGCTACCGCGTGCCGCCGTTCTACGATTCGCTGATAGGCAAGTTGATCGCGCACGGCGCCGACCGCAACAGCGCGATGAAGAGAATGCAAAACGCGCTCGACGAGATTTTCATCACCGGCATTGACACCAACCTTGCGCTGCACCGCCAGATTATTGACGACTCCGCGTTCGCCGCCGGCGGCCTTGACATTCACTACCTTGAAAGAAAACACCCGCATTACAACCTGTGACAGCGGTTTGCGCCGCGCATGCCTTGCGGTAGAATAGGCCGCACCGCCGGCGGGCGGGCAAGGCGGGCCGCCGATGAAAAAGTCTGAATTCAGGATACATGCGAGCGATGTCAACGCCGCGATTGTCGCGCGCAACCGGCGCGCGCTCGTGCGCCGCCCCGGTTTTGTGTCGTGGCTCGCGCTCGCCGTGTTCGCGGTGCTGGCGGCGGGCAGCGCGTTTGTCGCGCTGGAACTGCCGGTGCAAATCCCCGACACCCCCTCAACGCCGCTGCTGCGCCAGGTGTGCGCGCGCGTGGATTGCGGCTTTCCGTCCGAATCGCCGTCCATCGTGCTGGAGGACATGCGCCTGTCGGATGTCGTGATGCGCGCCGCCGCGCAGCCCGGCGCGCTGGCGTTCAACGCCGTCATCGTCAACACCGCGGGCCGCGCGCAGCCGTGGCCGGCGCTGGTGTTTCAACTGTTTGACGGCGCCGGGCGGTTTCTGGAAAAGCGCCGCCTGGAAGGCGCCGACTACGCGAGCCGCGACGCCCTGCCGGCGAACGCGCCGCTTGCCGTCGCCATCACGCTCGACAAGGTGCCGCCGGAAGCGGTGCAGTACTCGGTAACGCCGACGCCGTCCGCACGGCGGCGGTAAGGAAGGCGGCGGTGAAGAAGGGCGCCGGCGCTACCGCGCTTCCAGCGCAATCAGGTAGTCCAGCACATCAATGAACTGCGCGTAACTGGTGACGGTGCTCGGCGACACCAGATACTTGCCGTTGACAACAAACGACGGCACGCTTTTCAGCCCGTAGGCGCGCACGGCCTTGTCGGCCTTGCCGACTTTCGTGTCCACCAGAAACGAGCGCCAGGCGCTCTGAAACTTGTCCGCCGCAATGCCGTGGCCTTCAAAAAAGCGGGCGATGGAGGCGGCGTCGGTCAGCCTCAGTTTGCGCTTGTGCAGCGCGTCAAAGAACACCGCGTGCAGTTCATCCAGTTTCTTCATTTCCTGCAGCACATAATAGACGCGCGCGTGGGTCGCCCACAATTCGTTGAAGGTGGCCGGCGTGCGGATGAATTCGGCGCTTTCCGGCACCTGCCAGTTGTCAAGATACGGCTCCAGCACATAGCAGTGCGGGCAGCCGTACCAGAAAAACTCGCGCACTTCCACCTTGTCGCCGGTCTCGGTCGGCTGCGGCTGCTCAAGGCGCTGGTAATGCTGCCCCTCAATAAAGTCCTGTGCAAACGCCGCCGGCGCCGCCAGTGCAAACAACATCGCGCACGCCGCTTTCATCCATGCGGCAACGAGGCCGTCGCACACCGCCCTGCCGTTCGCCGCAAACGCCATCGTCCGCGC
Proteins encoded in this window:
- the dsbD gene encoding protein-disulfide reductase DsbD, with translation MKQTLAGNGIAAAAWRPGQRFRAALLLACFWPAAVFAQLPLWQPDDDEEFLPPDQAFVLTMARGDGDHFIAQWRIADGYYMYRDKTALAVDGAPVALDRPRGEMINDPNFGDTEIYRHQAAVHFRTQAETGELTYQGCADAGLCYPPITRQVRFDAIAAAAAAPPNAGAPPNAATPPATAAAAATPRQSEQDQLADYLADARLGIAVLVFFGLGLLLALTPCVLPMVPILFSVITTPGGGTVSTRKAFALSSVYVLAMALTYSGAGVAVALSGHNFQLWFQRPAVIVSFAAVFVLLALAMFGVWKLQLPSALQTRLSGVGEKRRGRLAGAAVMGVLAALVASPCVTPPLIGALLFVARTGDAATGGLALFSLALGMGAPLLAIGTSLGKLVPKPGPFLNVVQMLFGFILLGFAIWLLDRVVLGHVTMLLAGALIGALCIVLFRIVRGAGVWPLAARALNSLVLAYAVLLAANASVGGENWLRPWHFEARQAAHASALPFERHRSLGDIQHGIRAAADRQQWTMLVFYADWCVSCKELEAFTFSDAEVQRLLADAALLEADVTESDGNSRELLGRFSLYGPPAILFFDSAAREVEWARIVGFVGADDFAEHLGKVFGYGSASTR
- a CDS encoding TlpA disulfide reductase family protein, which gives rise to MRNKFLLMTAVLAAAIGAFSAWYFQQHLGGAPGAGAGSAAPPVGMARPDFQLRDLDNRMTPLSTWDGQVVLFNFWAAWCPPCRREIPEFSEVREFYREDGFEVVGIAIDDEENIRKFLANLPDVRYPQLIGFNDAVQLGRALGNRTGGLPYSVLVDRGGVIRFAKAGELSKAELIERVEALL
- the aroQ gene encoding type II 3-dehydroquinate dehydratase; amino-acid sequence: MRKLLLINGPNLNLLGRREPEIYGTLTLDDIVAGATAVARKNDAELSHLQSNSESEIVERIQQTMNDGTQFLIINPGAFTHTSVAMRDALLAVSMPFIEVHLSNVYSREEFRRRSYLSDIAIAVISGAGAKGYELAVLAALDQLGRG
- the accB gene encoding acetyl-CoA carboxylase biotin carboxyl carrier protein, with the translated sequence MDIRKVKKLIELLEESGVAEIEIKEGEESVRISRASSAAQAAPAFVQPVAAAPVAAAPAQAAPAPEAPPADEPAAEPGHAVESPMVGTFYRAPSPDADPFIEEGATVAAGDTLCIIEAMKMMNRIEAPVAGVVKKILAADGDPVEFGQRLVVIDA
- the accC gene encoding acetyl-CoA carboxylase biotin carboxylase subunit; this encodes MLDKVVIANRGEIALRILRACRELGIKTVAVYSQADIDLMHVKLADESVCIGPPEPAKSYLNIPAILSAAEVTDAVAIHPGYGFLSESADFAEQVESSGFVFIGPSADAIRLMGDKVSAKRAMHKAGVPCVPGPDKVLGDNADKNLALAREIGYPVILKAAAGGGGRGMRVIHAEGALLNAIQLVRTEAKAAFGDGGIYMEKFLEKPRHVEFQVLADGHGDVIHLGERDCSMQRKHQKVVEEAPAPGITDEQRRDMGDKVCEACRQIGYRGVGTFEFLYDEGCFYFIEMNTRVQVEHPVTEMVTGVDIVHQQMRVAAGEKLGLRQQDIRLNGHAIECRINAENPKNFHPSPGAIERSHFPGGPGIRVDSHLYDGYRVPPFYDSLIGKLIAHGADRNSAMKRMQNALDEIFITGIDTNLALHRQIIDDSAFAAGGLDIHYLERKHPHYNL
- a CDS encoding DUF3426 domain-containing protein → MKKSEFRIHASDVNAAIVARNRRALVRRPGFVSWLALAVFAVLAAGSAFVALELPVQIPDTPSTPLLRQVCARVDCGFPSESPSIVLEDMRLSDVVMRAAAQPGALAFNAVIVNTAGRAQPWPALVFQLFDGAGRFLEKRRLEGADYASRDALPANAPLAVAITLDKVPPEAVQYSVTPTPSARRR
- a CDS encoding thiol:disulfide interchange protein DsbA/DsbL, which produces MKARTMAFAANGRAVCDGLVAAWMKAACAMLFALAAPAAFAQDFIEGQHYQRLEQPQPTETGDKVEVREFFWYGCPHCYVLEPYLDNWQVPESAEFIRTPATFNELWATHARVYYVLQEMKKLDELHAVFFDALHKRKLRLTDAASIARFFEGHGIAADKFQSAWRSFLVDTKVGKADKAVRAYGLKSVPSFVVNGKYLVSPSTVTSYAQFIDVLDYLIALEAR